AATTGTTTGTGCTGAAAGTACAGGATCCAAAACTTGATCGTGTGCGTACGCGTGCATGGACTAAAGTTAAAAGTGGTAAGTAACTGGCGAGTCTGACTTCCTTTTAGATCAAGCAACAGAGGCGCAACCAGCCTCTGTTTTGTCTTTTATATGGCCTGGTGGCCGTATTCTGCACAGCGCCGGAGAGTAATGGTAGTGAATGACGCGAACCCACGCCCCCAATCTAAAGCGAGCAAGGCGCTGAAGCCTCTGCTTGAGATCCGCAACCTTATCAAGTCTTTTGACGGGCAGCACGCCGTTGATGATGTCAATCTGACCATCTATCAGGGCGAAATCTTTGCGCTGCTGGGCGCTTCAGGCTGCGGGAAATCCACGTTGCTGCGTATGCTGGCAGGTTTCGAACCCCCCACGTCCGGGCAGATTATGCTTGATGGTCAGGATCTGTCTCACGTCCCTCCCTATCAGCGTCCGATTAATATGATGTTCCAGTCTTATGCGCTCTTTCCGCATATGACCGTGGAGCAGAATATCGCCTTTGGTCTGAAGCAGGATCGCCTGCCGAAAGATGAGATTGCCAGCCGGGTGGCCGAGATGCTGACGCTGGTGCATATGCAGGAGTTTGCCAAACGCAAGCCGCACCAGCTTTCTGGCGGTCAGCGTCAGCGTGTGGCCCTGGCCCGCAGTCTGGCGAAACGACCAAAGCTGCTGCTGCTGGATGAGCCGATGGGCGCGCTGGATAAGAAATTACGTGACCGGATGCAGCATGAAGTTGTTGATATTCTTGAGCGCGTGGGGGCCACCTGTGTGATGGTAACTCACGACCAGGAAGAGGCGATGACCATGGCCGGGCGGATCGCCATTATGAACCGGGGCAAATTCGTTCAGATTGGCGAGCCGGAAGAGATTTATGAGCATCCGACTACCCGCTACAGCGCTGAGTTTATCGGCTCGGTGAATTTGTTTGAAGGGCTGCCGCGCGAGCGTCAGGCCGATGGTCTGGTGATTGAAAGCCCCGGCCTGATTCATCCGCTGAAAGTGAATTCGGATACCTCAGTAGTGGATGGCGTGCCGGTACACGTCGCACTGCGTCCGGAAAAAGTGATGCTCTGTGAAGAGTTCCCGGCGGATGGCTGTAACTTTGCCGTGGGTGAAGTGGTTCACATCGCCTATCTGGGCGATCTCTCCATTTATCATGTGCGTCTGAACAGCGGGCAGATGATCAGCGCCCAGTTGCAGAATGCCCATCGCTTCCGCAAGGGTGCGCCGACCTGGGGAGATGAAGTCCGTCTCTGCTGGGACGCGGACAGTTGTGTGGTTCTGACAGTGTAGTGGGGGAGTTATGAGTCAACAATCTTCAAAAACCGGGTCGTCAACCCGGCCGCCAGGCGCGCTCAGCGCGTTCCTCGGCAGGCTGCAGATGAAGCAGGGGCGAAAGCTGGTGATTGCGCTGCCTTACCTGTGGCTGATCCTGCTGTTTCTGCTGCCTTTTTTAATCGTGCTGAAAATCAGCTTTGCTGATATTGCGCGTGCAATTCCCCCTTACACCGATCTGGTCACCTGGGCTGATGGCCAGCTGACGATGGTGATGAATCTGGGGAATTACATCACGCTGACCGACGATCCTTTATATATTGATGCCTATCTGCACTCCCTGCAGGTGGCGGCGATATCAACGGTGATCTGTTTGCTGATTGGCTATCCTCTTGCCTGGGCAGTGGCTCACAGCGCACCCTCCACGCGTAACATTTTGCTGTTGCTGGTGATCCTGCCTTCATGGACCTCTTTCCTGGTGCGCGTTTATGCCTGGATGGGGATCCTGAATGACAACGGCGTGCTGAATCGTTTTCTGATGTGGACGGGCGTCATCGACCATCCGGTGGCGATCCTTTATACCAATCTCGCGGTCTATATTGGCATTGTGTACTGCTATCTGCCGTTTATGGTGCTCCCTATCTATACCGCGTTAACCAGAATTGATTATTCGCTGGTGGAAGCCTCGCTGGATCTTGGAGCGCGTCCGTTGAAGACCTTTTTCAGCGTGATTGTCCCGCTGACCAAAGGCGGCATTATTGCCGGTTCGATGCTGGTCTTTATTCCGGCGGTCGGAGAGTACGTGATCCCTGAGTTGCTGGGGGGGCCGGACAGCATCATGATTGGCCGTGTGCTCTGGCAGGAGTTCTTTAATAACCGTGACTGGCCTGTTGCATCCGCGCTGGCAGTGATTATCTTGCTGATTTTGATCCTGCCGATTATCTGGTTCCACAAGCACCAGAATAAAGAGTTGGGGGAGAAGGAATGACTACGTTACCGACTATCCGTTCTCCGTGGCGTATTGCGATCCTGGTGGTGTGCTTTTTCTTCCTGTACGCCCCGATGGCACTGCTGGTCATCTATTCGTTTAACTCGTCCCAGCTGGCGGCGTGGGAGAGCTTCTCGCTGCACTGGTACAACGTGCTGTTCCACGATGATGCGATGATTAGCGCCGTAACGCTGAGCCTGACAATTGCGGCCCTGGCTGCTACTGCGGCCTCAGTGTTGGGGACCATTGCTGCGGTGGTGATTGTGCGTTTTGGTCGCTTCAAAGGCTCTACCGGTTTCGCCTTTATGCTGACTGCGCCGCTGGTTATGCCGGATGTGATCACCGGCCTTTCCCTGCTGTTGCTGTTTGTGGCGATGGGAAATACGTTTGGCTGGCCTGCGGACCGTGGCATGCTGACCATCTGGCTGGCCCACGTCACTTTCTGTACCGCCTACGTGGCGGTGGTGATCAATTCGCGCCTGCGCGAGTTGGATCGCTCAATAGAAGAAGCCGCGATGGATCTGGGTGCCACGCCGTTGAAAGTCTTCTTTGTGATCACCATCCCTATGATTGCCCCGGCAATCGTCACCGGCTGGCTGCTGGCCTTTACCTTATCACTGGATGATTTGGTCATTTCCAGCTTTGTCACCGGCCCTGGTGCGACCACGCTGCCAATGCAGATTTTTGCCACCGTGCGCCGTGGGGTGAATCCGGAAATCAATGCGCTGGCATCGTTGATTCTGTTTGTGGTGGGGATCGTAGGCTTTATTGCCTGGCGCTTTATGGCGCACGAAGAGAAGCAGCGTTTGCGGGATATTCAAAAGGCCCGGGGCGGGCGGTAAAGGGGTAAGTCTGCCGCATCCGTGCGGCAGACGTCTGCTTATCCCAGCACCTTCTGCACACACGCCTTAAATACTTTAACGCCCACCGGCAGTGAATTCAGATCGAAACGCATATCGGGATGATGCAGACCCGGAACCAGTCCTGTTCCCAGTCCCCAGAAGCCCGATTTCATCTCCGGCCGCTGCACGGAATAGTGGAAGAAATCCTCACTGCCGGGCGTGGAGCGCACTGGCATCACAGCCTTTTCGCCCAACACCTCTTTAATTGACTCCGCAATCAGCGTGGTCATCTCAGCATTAATTTCTGCCGCCGGCATCGATTTCAGCACCATGATCTCTGCTCTCGCGCCATAGGCTGCCACGCTGTGCTGAATGGCTTTCTCAACGCGGGTTTTCAGCAGCTCCATATCCTCGTTTTCTGCTGCACGCAGGTCGAAAACAACCCGGGCTTCATCAGGAATTGAGTTGGTTACCCCCGCGTCGCACAGGAAGCGCGTCGCCTTGGCGCTCCAGCTTTTGCCGGGGGCCATATGTACGGCGTTGACCGCCTGAACAGCGCTGACGGCGGCATCCAGCGCGTTGATGCCGAGATGAGGACGGGCACCGTGAGCAGTCTGGCCGTATACGGTGGCCTCAACAGTCACGCAGGCGGAATAGTTAACGGCAGGAATAGCCGTGCCGACAGCACACTCTTCAGCCGGACGCAGGTGGAAGCCCAGCATCATATCAACATCATCAATAGCGCCACCGGCGATCATGGCCAGCGCCCCCGTGCCTAACTCCTCAGCAGGCTGGAAAATCAGCTTCAGGCGGCCTTTTTTTACTGCCCCTTCGGCCATCATCTCCTGTGCCGCTGTCAGCACTACGGAAGAGTGGGCATCATGACCACAGGTGTGACGGGCGCAGGCCTCACCATTGATCACATGGCCCAGCGCATCCATATCAGCGCGAAGTGCCAGCGTTGGTCCCGGCAGGCCGCTATCCAGCACCGCCACGATGCCGGTTGTGGCATTGAAATTATCCTGCACCGCAAAACCCGCGGCCTTCAGCTGCTGGCTGATATAAGCTGATGTTTTAAACTCCTGAAAACCCAGTTCAGGGATTTCATGCAGATAAGCGTAATGCTCCAGAACTTTTAACACGTTAAATACTCCCTATAGCAATTGTCAGGCAACGACCCGCATTACAAACATTGAGATGACCGCATTCAGGATGCTGGTCACCATCAGCAATGGCCAGTATTTCTTCGGTACATCAGAGACCCCCAGCAGGCGTCCCATATACTGCAACTGCGCGCCCATCAAAAAGATGGCTGGCGTTAAAATAGTGATATCTGCGCCGCTCAGCACGCCCTTAACCAGCAGGCTGACGGCCACGCCTGTCCCGGCTGAGGAGGAGAGCCACGCGGTTAATAATACGGTGATCGCTTCTCCCGGCAGACCAAAGACGCCCATCACCGGAGCAAAGATCTGGCCAATAAAGCCCATAACGCCGAGTAAATTTAGCATCTCAGCAATGACATAGGCCATTACCACGTTGGGCATTAAATTGTGAATAGCGATGTGGAAGCCTTTGCGGGCACCTACCACAAAGATATCGAATGGATTCTGGCTGGTCAGGGTCTGAGGTTTATTCTGCATACTGGAAATCTCGTTTATAGAAAGTGTTCAATATCAGACGGACAAATGCAGCTCCGACAAATTTCAGCACGAACATCACCACCAGAGGGATCAGTACGGGTATCGACAGGGAAACAAACAGGGCTGAGCCAATAGCAAAATAGTTATTGATTAGCCCGGCACCGGAATATTGCCAGGCAGCCATAATAATCACGTCCTTTTTGCTGATTTGCTTCTCGTCATACAGCTCTTTGGTTAATGCGGCACCGGCATCGGTACTTTGCAGATCGGTGATTAATGCCAGACCTGAACGGCCAGGAATGCCTAACAGAGGTTTGAGTAACGGGGTGAGTAATCTATGGGCTGCGCGGATAGCGCCGTAATGCGTAAAAATCTCCAGCAGGCCAAGCGCCAGCATAACGGTTGGCACCAGTGAAAGGGCAAACAGAAAACCCGCTTTGGCACCCAATCCGCCTTCGCCCACAAAGGTGTTGTGCGCGGCATCTTTCATGCTGCCGAACTTACCGCCCAGGGTGGTAAAATCAAAGGCACCCAGCCATTTCATTCCCGAGACGTTATAGAAAAGACCGGAGAAAAAGAGCAGGGCTACTATCAGGGCCAGATAAGATCCGATACCCACCGACTGTCTGGTTTGCGGCATGATTTTTTCATCCCTCATTGAATGACCTCCTGTAATAAAAGAAATGACCCGTAACGCGATAAAAGGCGGCTGCAGAGTGGAAAGAGTCCCTTTGTTGCGCTAAAAATAACAATTGCTAGGGTCCAGGTCAGAATTGCAGGCTTCATGCCAGAGTCACTAAATTAAGTAAAGTTATTGCCGATAAACCATTAGCAGCTTCATCGTGCATTTTTCGAACGTAATAACCAACGGCCTTTTACAGGATTGATTAGTTAATATCCGGCGTGGAAGTTTGGATTCAAAGGATTAAGTTCGGCAGATCCCCACGATGGCGCGTATGCACCGTTCTGGGGCATAACAACGCATTTGTCAGGAGAGACTGATGTCTGAGGTGCTCAGAGAGAGTAAGGCTGTACTGGCTTCCCCGTCGTCTGTACCCGTCCCGGTTCTGGTCGCGGGCATTGCCATTGTGGCGACAAGAGTGATAAATGTGGCGTTACAGGTGCATGATTCAGGGCTGGCAGAAGTGGCCAGTTTTGTTTATCGCAGCGCCCAGGCCTGGGATTCCACGTTGATTTTTATCGCCAGCCAGCTGATCTTCTTTTTTGAGCTGCGCTGCGCAGTAGCCCTGATGCGGGGTAAGAACTGGGGAAGGTATGGATTTGTCGCTGCCCAGCTTGTTGTGATCCTCTATATGTTTTGCGCTTCTGTAGGCTGGATTTACCCTGAGCTGTTCAGCATCAACGGTGAAAACAATCTGCAAATCATTCATCTGCTGCTGTCGCAGAAGCTGCCCGATTTTCTGGTCATCATGCTGCTGTTTCTCCCCGCAACCAGCCGGGGATATTACCGGCAGCCTTAATCAGCCAGGTGCTGACTTTGCTCAGACGCCGGCAGCATCAGCAGAAGGCGCAAACCAGCGCAGGCCCAGCTTGTGCAGGGTGCCATCCTCTTTCAGACTTTGCAGGGCTCTGTTCAGCTTCTCTTTTAACTCCACATTGCCCTTGCGCACGGCCAGCCCTAAACCCGTACCAAAGTAGTGGCTGTCCGTGATGGATTCGCCCACCCTGGCCAGCATCGGGTCCGTTTTAAGCAACTCCTGCACTGCCAGCGTATCGCCAAAAATCCCATCCAGCCTGCCGCTGCGCATATCCAGCAGCGCGTTCTGATAATTGTCGTAGGGCACGGCTATGATTTCTGGCCAGGCAGCGAGCAGGTAAGCCTGCTGGGTCGTTTCTGCCCCAATGCCGACGCGTTTGCCTTTCAGTTGCTCAATATCCGTGTAAAGCCCTTTGCCAGCGATCAGCGTCCCGGAGTTGGTAATGTAGGGATCGGTAAACTCCACCAGCTTTTTACGCTCTTTGGTGATATCCAGCCCGGAAATAATCACGTCATAACGACGGAATTTCAGTGAAGGGATCAGGCGCTCGAAAACGATGTTGGTGAAAATACACTCCTGCTGCATACGTTCACACAGGGCTTTCGATAAATCGATATCGAATCCCACCAGCTCATTATCCGTGGTCAGGAATTCAAAGGGGGGATTATTGGCCGTAGATGCGAAACGCAGAGGTTCAGCCGCCTGCGCAAAAGCGCAAATCCCGGTTATCAGCAGAGTCAAAACAAGCTTTAACATCACGTACCTTTCTTGCGGTCCTGTTATCGGGCCATTATCTCGCGCACGAAGCACGGGCTATTCGATGAATAGCCACTACAGAAGGGCTGTTTCTCAGGGATACCGGTCAGTTATGCGTCAGTTTCGGCGTTCAAAAGCCAGGGCGCGTCGTTCAATCAAGCGCATCATCAGTGTAAGGAGCCCGTTTACGCAGAGATAGATCAGCCCTGCGGCGGCAAACACCGTGACGTCATAAGTGCGGCCATAAAGCAGCTGTCCATGCCCCATCACTTCCATCAGGGTGATGGTATAGGCCAGAGAGGTACTTTTAAACACCAGCACCACTTCGTTGGAGTAGGAGGAGAGGGCGCGTTTAAAGGCGTAAGGCAGCAGAATACCCAGCGTTTCTTTACGGTTCATTCCCAGCGCCGAGCAGGATTCCCACTGGCCTGAAGGAATAGCGCGCATGGCACCGTAAAATAGCTGAGTAGTGTAGGCGGCACTGTTCAGCGAAAGGGCCAGCAGCGCACAAAGCCAGGGCTGAGAAAGGAGATGCCACAGCCACGGGATGGTCTGGATGGACGGAAACTGCCCTGGCCCGTAATAGATCAGGAAGATCTGTACCAGCAGCGGCGTACCGGTAAATACGGTGATATACCCCCGTACAATCAGCCCCATCACCGGCACTTTCAGCGAAAGGATCGCCGTGAAAAGCAGTGCCAGCATCAGCGCCAGCAGTAACGAAGCGACCGTGAGGGTCAGGCTGGTATGCAGCCCTTTCAGCAGTTCAGGTAAATAGCTCAGCATCAGGTATTCCCCCGGTCAAAACGGGTCGCGCGTGCATCAATGCGTTTCAACACCTGCTGGCTCAGCAGGGTGATCACCAGATAAATGGCGGCCGCCAGCAGATACCAGGTAAAAGGCTCCTGAGTGCGGGCGGCGATGCTTTTAGTCTGTAACATAATGTCGTTGACGCTGATCAACGAAACCAGTGCGGTATCTTTCAGCAGCACCAGCCACTGATTGCCGAGGCCCGGCAGGGCATGACGCCACATCTGCGGCAGGATCAGCCGGAAGAAAATGGCGGATTTTTTCATGCCGAGCGCCTGACCTGACTCCCATTGTCCCACCGGCACTGCTTTTAAAGCACCGCGCAGCGTCTGGGAAGCATAGGAGGCGTAGAGGATTGACAGCGCTATCACCCCGCAAAGGAACGGGCTGACGTCAAAGTTCTCAATCTCCATCTGGACAGGGAAGCTGAACAGCCCCAGATTGACGTTAAAACCGTCGGAAAGGGTCAGCAGCAACTGTGAGGCGCCGAAGTAAACAAAAAGCACCACCAGAATCTCTGGCAATCCCCGGAACAGGGTTACCAGACCAGTCCCGAGCCAGGCAACGGGTCGCCAGCGCGCCGATTCCCAGGCAGCAAAAATCATCGCCAGGAACAGTCCGACGACCAGAGCAGAAACGGCAAGGCCGACGGTCATGCCGGCGGCGCTTGCTAAAGGAGAAAATTCATTCATTCAGGGATTACTGCTGGAACCATTTGCTGTAGATGGTTTTATAAGTACCGTCGGCTTTCACTTTATCCAGAGCGGCGTTGAATTTGCTCTGCAACTCGGTGTTGCCCTGGCGAACCGCAATACCCAGACCCGTGCCGAAGTAGGCTTTATCGGTGACTTTTTCGCCGACCGGAGCCAGTTTAGCATTCTGCTTCAGCCATTCATTGACCACGGCAGTGTCGCCAAATACCGCATCAATACGGCCATTTTTCAGGTCCAGAATGGCATTCTGATAGCTGTCGTAAGCAACAACGTTTACGTCAGTCATCTGCTCAGTGAGGTATTTCTGGTGAGTGGTCCCATTCTGTACGCCAACGCGTTTGCCTTTCAGCGCATCGATGGAAGCCACTTTCCCTTTCTGAGCAACAAACAGTGCGGAGTTGTCGTAATAGGCTTTGGAGAACAGCACCTGTTTTTCACGCTCGGGAGTAATATCCATACCGGCCATCACCGCATCGAAACGGCGGAATTTCAGGCTTGGGATCAGGCTGTCGAAGGCCTGATTGGTGAAGGTACAGGTGGCATCCATTTCACGGCACAGTGCGTTAGCCAGATCCACATCAAAGCCCTGGATCTTGTTATCGGAATCCACAAACTCAAAGGGGGGATAGGAAGCTTCAGTAGCAAAACGAACGGTTTGCGCAGCGTTCGCGCCAAGGCTTAAACCCGCTAACAGTGTGGCAACCAGAACTTTTTTCATTGTTATACCCTGCATCAGTGCGATAAATAATTGGCAAACGCTTCGGTTTGCGGCTGTGTAAAGCGGCTGGCATCACCCTGTTCGATCACGTAGCCATTTTCCATATACACCACCCGGCTGGCGGTTTTACGCGCCACTTCCACCTCATGCGTGACGATGACCTGGGTAATGTTGGTCTGGGCGAGTTCCTGAATGATCGAGACGATCTGCGCGGTGATCTCCGGATCCAGCGCTGCGGTAGGCTCATCAAACAGCAGAACCGCAGGCTCCATCATCAACGCGCGCGCAATGGCGACGCGTTGCTGCTGCCCACCGGACAGGTGCAGTGGGAAACGATCGGCAAATTTGGTCAGGCGCAGGCGATCCAGCAGTTTTCCGGCGCGGGCATGCGCCTGCTCTTTGCTTAACCCCAGCACGCGGCAGGGCGCTTCAATCAGGTTTTGCATCACGGTCAGATGTGGCCAGAGATTATATTGCTGGAAAACCATGCCCACATTCTGGCGCAGCTCACGGACAGAGGCGTCTGACGGGGTTTTACTGAAATCAATATGATGACCTGCAATGCTCAGCGTTCCGGAACGCGGCATCTCCAACAGGTTAAGAACGCGCAGCAGGGAGCTTTTACCGGCACCGCTTGGACCCAGCAGAACCAGCGTTTCGCCCTCAGGGCACGCCAGTTGAATGTCGAACAGCGCCTGATGGGCACCGTAAAAGCAGTTAATACCGTTTAGTTGAATACTCATGCGCTAAAAGTGAATAGTAATTAGTGCTGCGAATCTTAACGTTGACGGCATACTTATGCAATCGCCGCGCGAAAAATACCTTTATAAGCAGCTGTAAAGTGAAAGTCTGGCATAAGATCGCGGGGTTCACCGTTTTTTGTCACCGGGAGGCAACAGGAAAAACAGGAAAACGCGCCACCCGAAGGCGGCACGGTCAGGCTTTTATTTCAACAGGAGCTGGCTCAGGGAGCCGCCCTCCAGGTGAGGGTTCGGGCTGGCGTAACGGACATCGTCAACGGCCCAGCAGGTGCCTTCACGCACCATCAGCACTTCATCCTGCCACTCCACAGGCTTACTGCCATCACGGCTCAGAGTGACGCGCAGTGGAATATTACGGGCATCGGTATTCGGAATTGAGGAGGAGTCCGCCACGCTGGCGGAGGTTGGACCTGCAGCCAGGCTTGAGAAGATATCACCCTGACTTACCGTGGCAGGCTTATCGGTTTCACCGTTAGCTTTCACCAGCGTTGCGTAGAGTTTATCGCTGAGATAAGGACGATATTTGGCCAGCTGTTGCGCATTGGGCAGACCCTGAGCGGGCTCTTTCAGACGAAGGTCGTAAAATTGCTGTGCGACAGAGTCCGGGCCGCCTTCAACACAGGGACCCATGCGTGTCCCTGTGTCCTTGTACGCGGGTTCTACTGTGGTACAGGCGCTGAGCAGCAGCGCCACCGGAGCCAGTGCAGCAATCGCTTGGTATTTCATCTTGATTTCCTTATTGTTTCTGGGTGACGTTTTTTAGCATAAAGTATAGCCGCTCTGTTTAACCACAAGGGCTACACTCGGAAAGAACCGCAAATGGAGAACAAATGATGAAATTTTCGACCACTCCCACGCTTGAAGGACACACCATTACCGATTACTGCGGCGTGGTAACGGGCGAGGCAATTTTGGGTGCCAATATTTTCCGCGATTTCTTTGCCGGTATCCGCGACATCGTTGGCGGACGCTCCGGAGCCTATGAAAAAGAGTTACGTAAAGCGCGACAGATTGCCTTTGCAGAACTTGAGGAGCAGGCCAAAGCGCTGGGGGCAAATGCCGTGGTGGGAATTGATATCGATTATGAAACCGTAGGGAAAGACAGCAGTATGCTGATGGTCAGCGTTAGCGGCACCGCGGTTAAAACCAGCCACTGATGCGTCTGCTGATGGCAGCATTGGCTGCGGTGTTGTTAAGCGGGTGCGGCTCGGGAGGATTTGAGTCGCATAACGGTTATACCCTGGATACGCGCCATCCGGCTTATGGCGCGCGTCCCCGCGTTAAAGTGCTGGTTATCCACTATACCGCGGAGGATTTCCCTGCCGCGCTGGCTACCCTCACAGACCGGGATGTCAGCGCTCATTACCTGATCCCTGCCGCCCCCGTCCAGCATCGTCAGCAGCCGGTGGTATTGCGTCTGGTGCCTGAAGATCAGCTTGCCTGGCACGCTGGTCCCAGCTTCTGGCGGGGTGCTTCACGCTTAAATGATACGTCGGTAGGCATCGAGCTTGAGAATCAGGGCTATACGCGAGTGGCAGGTGGCAGGATATGGTATCCCTTTGCTCCCCAGCAGATAGCCGCGTTGGCGCCGCTGGCACGGGACATTGTGCACCGTTACCACATCCAGCCACAGGATGTGGTAGGCCACAGCGATATCGCCCCGCAGCGAAAACAGGATCCCGGCCCGTTATTCCCGTGGGAATGGCTGGCAAAGCAGGGGATTGGTGCCTGGCCTGACGCGGCCCGCGTGCGTTTTTATCTGGCAAACCGGG
This genomic window from Erwinia sp. E_sp_B01_1 contains:
- a CDS encoding heavy metal-binding domain-containing protein codes for the protein MKFSTTPTLEGHTITDYCGVVTGEAILGANIFRDFFAGIRDIVGGRSGAYEKELRKARQIAFAELEEQAKALGANAVVGIDIDYETVGKDSSMLMVSVSGTAVKTSH
- a CDS encoding N-acetylmuramoyl-L-alanine amidase yields the protein MRLLMAALAAVLLSGCGSGGFESHNGYTLDTRHPAYGARPRVKVLVIHYTAEDFPAALATLTDRDVSAHYLIPAAPVQHRQQPVVLRLVPEDQLAWHAGPSFWRGASRLNDTSVGIELENQGYTRVAGGRIWYPFAPQQIAALAPLARDIVHRYHIQPQDVVGHSDIAPQRKQDPGPLFPWEWLAKQGIGAWPDAARVRFYLANRAPQQRVDQAHLLTLLSLYGYRASPEMPEEQQQKVIAAFQMHFRAADYRGLPDAESEAIVKALLEKYGDG